In one window of Microbacterium natoriense DNA:
- a CDS encoding GIY-YIG nuclease family protein → MNERLPGPCNLCGQPHGTRVEDAWVCSACGWRYGDAPDFELPRPVIEVVYYLRYDRRVKIGTSRRPRQRLASIRHDELLAFERGGRGIEQQRHREFAALREGGEWFTLADDLRAHIVGLRAQGDPWLLYARWLSDALRG, encoded by the coding sequence GTGAACGAGCGTCTTCCCGGACCGTGCAACCTCTGCGGCCAGCCGCACGGCACCCGCGTAGAGGATGCCTGGGTGTGCTCGGCCTGCGGCTGGCGGTACGGCGACGCCCCTGACTTCGAACTCCCGCGGCCGGTCATCGAGGTCGTGTACTACCTGCGCTACGACCGCCGCGTGAAGATCGGGACGAGTCGTCGCCCACGGCAGCGCCTGGCCAGCATCCGCCATGACGAGCTGCTCGCCTTCGAACGCGGCGGACGCGGCATCGAACAGCAGCGCCACCGCGAGTTCGCCGCCCTGCGTGAAGGAGGCGAATGGTTCACGCTCGCAGACGATCTGCGAGCCCACATAGTCGGCCTCCGCGCGCAGGGTGACCCCTGGCTTCTCTACGCGAGGTGGCTCAGCGACGCTCTGCGCGGTTGA